In Triticum aestivum cultivar Chinese Spring chromosome 5B, IWGSC CS RefSeq v2.1, whole genome shotgun sequence, the following proteins share a genomic window:
- the LOC123116185 gene encoding uncharacterized protein, producing MDLLNVVPADAMAFPLYSLPAAANTVASLFAWLVAALAAAVGLWRIRAVGSSNKLPDAGARSSTLVDDKQQMQALSSPAADEPRPARTVPVEPASPISEPSSPSKVRFTAYYGGAGADAGNDGVVDGVRKCADRDEDEDGVPVVDDQSETLPRRTASMRIRSVASTAVPCWEEREMAVRRRGDLGWYRHLDMAVLDGTVVRLWDSEVTAAVASPRARRGRAGLELHLSL from the coding sequence ATGGATCTGCTCAATGTGGTGCCGGCGGACGCCATGGCCTTCCCCCTCTACTCCCTCCCCGCGGCGGCCAACACCGTCGCCTCGCTCTTCGCCTGGCTCGTCGcggccctcgccgccgccgtcggcctcTGGCGCATCCGCGCGGTCGGCTCCTCCAACAAACTACCCGACGCCGGCGCCCGCAGCAGCACCCTCGTGGACGACAAGCAGCAGATGCAGGCTCTTTCGTCGCCTGCCGCTGACGAGCCACGACCCGCACGCACCGTGCCGGTGGAGCCGGCTTCCCCTATTAGcgagccgagctcgccgtccaagGTCCGGTTCACGGCGTACTACGGCGGGGCCGGAGCTGACGCCGGCAACGATGGAGTAGTGGATGGCGTCAGGAAATGCGCGGAcagggacgaggacgaggacggcgtGCCCGTCGTCGACGACCAGAGCGAGACGCTGCCGAGACGGACGGCGTCGATGAGGATCAGGTCGGTGGCATCGACGGCGGTGCCCTGCTGGGAGGAGAGGGAGATGGCGGTGAGGAGGCGGGGAGATTTGGGCTGGTACCGCCACCTTGACATGGCAGTGCTCGACGGCACCGTCGTAAGGCTGTGGGACAGCGAGGTCACCGCGGCGGTGGCGTCGCCGAGGGCGCGGCGGGGGAGGGCAGGATTGGAACTGCACCTGTCACTATAG